In a genomic window of Oncorhynchus keta strain PuntledgeMale-10-30-2019 chromosome 26, Oket_V2, whole genome shotgun sequence:
- the LOC118359321 gene encoding bromodomain-containing protein 1-like isoform X2: MRWKMELHKVFKMKKKVRHHNRMSTPQRPPSPIKPSPNKETMTYAQAQRMVDLEIDGRVHRISIYDKLDVITDDDPTAQEIMECNSNKENNEKPQLVLVRSVRLKDNQQKRSTALTTTHGADPQVSALLEPKFRTVEYNLPAVSRRPSIYYMYCEKTAEELDEEVEYDMDEEDYAWLDLLNDKRKSEGVSQVSQNLFEFLMDRFEKESFFDSQGRRDPQSLIDEDAVCCICMDGDGQDSNVILFCDSCNMAVHQECYGVPYIPEGQWLCRHCLQCPSRPAECVFCPNKGGALKKTDDDRWGHVVCALWVPEVGFSDTVFIEPIDGVSNIPPARWKLTCYLCKEKGAGACIQCHKVNCYTAFHVSCAQKAGLYMKMEPVKEFTETGSPTFSVKKTAFCCAHTPKGCTRRPLAIYEEGHANNGVCHKRGDKRGRRRLKGWLKKSKIVVVVPEVEEEAPAAPGPSITPSSFDTILNQVSVQKKKVFVERVLSYWMLKRQSRKGVPLIRRLQANTQIPKPEQLDSRVEDNQAMREQLKEWHRLRQDLERARLLLELIRKREKLKRAEMKLQQSVLEVQLTPLNILLRAVLDQLQEKDPAKIFAQPVSVKEVPDYLDHIKKPMDFSTMRKCIDAHGYKSLVEFEADFDQIIFNCMKYNAKDTFFYKAGLRLQDRGGAILRKTCREAERIGFDFASGMHLPEQPKVEAPSSFSWDDVDQILNPANRQHMSLEGQLKELLEKLDLSSAMKSSPSRSKRLKLLKKTITDVRSEIYLKTQHPAAAPSEPKPAETEEKPLPPTRHSTQEEEGESLLPPKLEPLNSSPPLVNSDSHSEPPMLKPIKSNGDKSQKTFKCNGVKPTTSVPRDTLNGHISNPLVSDSHLSVGATSTLAEPSSTGNRRTNVLFRKSKNASPQKPPRTAEHQLGSPLLGTKTFLSVVIPRLETLLLPRKRTHSACGGCDQDEEESPIKRLDTGLANGFVVEPELETSPIRSMEPRRRCTSESSISPSGSVLCSTSTVSVPKSGKGRPSMARRSTVDDKNSLVTSIGNGDFTKAAKIAADHRPDAAKGGASPPRGLPAPSGRPQSRRADAVQVRRETLPRPLLRQQAQLAMAS; this comes from the exons GTCTTCAAGATGAAGAAAAAAGTACGGCATCATAATCGCATGTCCACGCCCCAGAGGCCCCCCTCTCCCATCAAACCCTCACCGAACAAGGAGACCATGACCTACGCCCAGGCCCAGCGCATGGTGGACCTGGAGATAGATGGCCGCGTGCACAGGATCAGCATATATGACAAGTTGGATGTCATCACCGACGATGACCCCACGGCCCAAGAGATCATGGAGTGCAACAGCAACAAGGAGAACAACGAGAAGCCCCAGCTAGTCCTGGTGCGCTCGGTGAGACTCAAAGACAACCAGCAGAAGAGGAGCACAGCCCTCACCACCACACATGGCGCTGACCCTCAAGTAAGCGCCCTTTTGGAACCCAAGTTCCGCACTGTGGAGTACAACCTTCCCGCAGTGTCTCGGAGGCCCTCCATCTATTATATGTATTGTGAGAAGACAGCCGAAGAGCTGGATGAGGAGGTGGAATATGACATGGATGAGGAGGATTACGCCTGGCTGGATCTGCTCAACGACAAGAGGAAAAGTGAGGGTGTCAGCCAGGTGTCCCAGAACCTCTTTGAGTTTCTTATGGACCGCTTTGAGAAGGAGTCCTTCTTTGACAGCCAGGGCCGTAGAGACCCCCAGTCCCTCATCGACGAGGACGCTGTCTGCTGCATCTGCATGGACGGAGACGGCCAGGACAGCAATGTTATTCTCTTCTGTGACTCCTGCAACATGGCCGTGCACCAGGAGTGCTACGGTGTTCCCTACATCCCAGAGGGCCAGTGGTTGTGTCGCCACTGCCTCCAGTGCCCCTCACGGCCCGCTGAGTGTGTCTTCTGCCCCAACAAGGGCGGCGCCCTGAAGAAGACGGACGATGACCGCTGGGGCCACGTGGTGTGTGCCCTGTGGGTACCAGAGGTGGGCTTCTCTGACACTGTCTTCATCGAGCCCATCGACGGTGTCAGCAATATACCGCCCGCCCGCTGGAAACTCACCTGCTACCTCTGCAAGGAGAAGGGTGCCGGGGCCTGCATCCAGTGCCACAAGGTTAACTGTTACACAGCCTTTCATGTCAGCTGTGCCCAAAAGGCTGGCCTCTACATGAAAATGGAGCCTGTCAAGGAATTCACAGAGACCGGTTCGCCCACTTTTTCTGTGAAGAAGACGGCCTTCTGCTGCGCTCACACTCCTAAAGGGTGCACCCGGCGACCCCTTGCCATCTATGAGGAAGGCCACGCTAACAACGGTGTCTGTCACAAGAGGGGTGACAAAAGAGGTAGGAGGAGGTTAAAAGGGTGGCTGAAGAAGAGTaagatagtggtggtggtgcctgagGTAGAGGAAGAGGCTCCTGCTGCACCTGGGCCTAGTATAACCCCTAGCAG TTTTGACACAATCCTCAATCAAGTGTCTGTCCAGAAGAAGAAGGTGTTTGTGGAGCGGGTCCTGAGCTACTGGATGCTGAAGAGACAGTCAAGGAAGGGCGTTCCGCTGATCAGGCGTCTTCAGGCTAACACCCAGATCCCCAAACCAGAGCAGCTG GACAGCAGGGTGGAGGATAATCAAGCGATGAGGGAGCAGCTAAAGGAATGGCACCGCCTACGCCAAGACCTGGAGAGAGCTCGCCTACTGCTAGAACTGATCAGGAAGAGGGAGAAGCTAAAGAGAGCGGAG ATGAAGCTCCAACAGTCCGTTCTAGAGGTACAGCTCACACCTTTAAATATTCTACTTCGGGCCGTATTGGACCAGCTTCAGGAAAAGGACCCAGCCAAAATCTTTGCCCAGCCTGTCAGCGTTAAAGAG GTGCCTGACTACTTGGACCACATCAAGAAGCCAATGGACTTCTCCACCATGAGGAAGTGCATTGATGCCCACGGCTACAAGAGCCTGGTGGAGTTTGAGGCTGACTTCGATCAGATCATATTCAACTGCATGAAGTACAACGCCAAGGACACATTCTTCTACAAGGCCGGTCTGCGTCTGCAAGACCGAGGCGGGGCCATCCTCAGGAAGACTTGTCGGGAGGCTGAGCGAATCGGCTTTGACTTTGCCAGCGGGATGCACCTTCCTGAGCAGCCAAAGGTGGAggctccttcctctttctcctggGACGATG TGGACCAGATACTAAACCCAGCCAACCGGCAGCACATGTCTTTAGAAGGGCAACTGAAAGAGCTGCTGGAGAAGCTGGACCTGAGCAGTGCCATGAAGTCCAGTCCGTCTCGCAGCAAGCGACTGAAGCTGCTTAAAAAGACCATCACAGATGTTCGCAGCGAGATATACCTAAAGACGCAACACCCCGCTGCCGCCCCCTCTGAACCGAAACCAGCAGAGACTGAGGAGAAACCACTGCCCCCCACTCGACACAGCACACAGGAAGAGG AAGGGGAGTCTTTGCTCCCACCGAAACTAGAGCCGTTGAACTCGTCGCCGCCACTTGTGAACTCAGACAGTCATTCAGAACCTCCCATGCTCAAGCCCATCAAATCCAATGGGGACAAGAGCCAGAAGACTTTCAAGTGCAACGGTGTCAAGCCCACTACCTCAGTACCCCGGGATACCCTCAACGGGCACATCTCTAACCCGCTGGTCTCCGACAGTCACCTTAGTGTTGGGGCCACCTCCACGCTCGCAGAGCCCTCTAGCACGGGCAACAGGCGGACCAATGTGCTCTTTCGCAAGTCCAAGAATGCCAGCCCGCAGAAGCCCCCAAGGACAGCTGAGCATCAGCTCGGCTCCCCGCTGCTGGGCACCAAAACCTTCCTCTCTGTGGTTATTCCTCGCCTGGAGACTCTCCTCCTACCCAGGAAGAGGACCCACAGTGCCTGTGGAGGCTGTGACCAGGATGAGGAGGAATCCCCCATCAAGCGTCTTGACACAG GACTAGCTAATGGATTTGTTGTTGAGCCGGAGCTTGAAACCAGCCCCATTAGGTCGATGGAGCCTCGCAGGCGCTGCACCTCCGAGTCCAGCATCTCCCCTAGCGGCAGCGTGCTGTGTAGCACCAG CACGGTCAGCGTGCCAAAAAGTGGGAAAGGAAGGCCATCCATGGCACGTAGGAGCACAGTGGACGACAAAAACTCACTCGTCACCTCTATCGGAAATGGGGACTTCACCAAAGCCGCTAAGATTGCAGCAG
- the LOC118359321 gene encoding bromodomain-containing protein 1-like isoform X1: MRWKMELHKVFKMKKKVRHHNRMSTPQRPPSPIKPSPNKETMTYAQAQRMVDLEIDGRVHRISIYDKLDVITDDDPTAQEIMECNSNKENNEKPQLVLVRSVRLKDNQQKRSTALTTTHGADPQVSALLEPKFRTVEYNLPAVSRRPSIYYMYCEKTAEELDEEVEYDMDEEDYAWLDLLNDKRKSEGVSQVSQNLFEFLMDRFEKESFFDSQGRRDPQSLIDEDAVCCICMDGDGQDSNVILFCDSCNMAVHQECYGVPYIPEGQWLCRHCLQCPSRPAECVFCPNKGGALKKTDDDRWGHVVCALWVPEVGFSDTVFIEPIDGVSNIPPARWKLTCYLCKEKGAGACIQCHKVNCYTAFHVSCAQKAGLYMKMEPVKEFTETGSPTFSVKKTAFCCAHTPKGCTRRPLAIYEEGHANNGVCHKRGDKRGRRRLKGWLKKSKIVVVVPEVEEEAPAAPGPSITPSSFDTILNQVSVQKKKVFVERVLSYWMLKRQSRKGVPLIRRLQANTQIPKPEQLVSPVDSRVEDNQAMREQLKEWHRLRQDLERARLLLELIRKREKLKRAEMKLQQSVLEVQLTPLNILLRAVLDQLQEKDPAKIFAQPVSVKEVPDYLDHIKKPMDFSTMRKCIDAHGYKSLVEFEADFDQIIFNCMKYNAKDTFFYKAGLRLQDRGGAILRKTCREAERIGFDFASGMHLPEQPKVEAPSSFSWDDVDQILNPANRQHMSLEGQLKELLEKLDLSSAMKSSPSRSKRLKLLKKTITDVRSEIYLKTQHPAAAPSEPKPAETEEKPLPPTRHSTQEEEGESLLPPKLEPLNSSPPLVNSDSHSEPPMLKPIKSNGDKSQKTFKCNGVKPTTSVPRDTLNGHISNPLVSDSHLSVGATSTLAEPSSTGNRRTNVLFRKSKNASPQKPPRTAEHQLGSPLLGTKTFLSVVIPRLETLLLPRKRTHSACGGCDQDEEESPIKRLDTGLANGFVVEPELETSPIRSMEPRRRCTSESSISPSGSVLCSTSTVSVPKSGKGRPSMARRSTVDDKNSLVTSIGNGDFTKAAKIAADHRPDAAKGGASPPRGLPAPSGRPQSRRADAVQVRRETLPRPLLRQQAQLAMAS, encoded by the exons GTCTTCAAGATGAAGAAAAAAGTACGGCATCATAATCGCATGTCCACGCCCCAGAGGCCCCCCTCTCCCATCAAACCCTCACCGAACAAGGAGACCATGACCTACGCCCAGGCCCAGCGCATGGTGGACCTGGAGATAGATGGCCGCGTGCACAGGATCAGCATATATGACAAGTTGGATGTCATCACCGACGATGACCCCACGGCCCAAGAGATCATGGAGTGCAACAGCAACAAGGAGAACAACGAGAAGCCCCAGCTAGTCCTGGTGCGCTCGGTGAGACTCAAAGACAACCAGCAGAAGAGGAGCACAGCCCTCACCACCACACATGGCGCTGACCCTCAAGTAAGCGCCCTTTTGGAACCCAAGTTCCGCACTGTGGAGTACAACCTTCCCGCAGTGTCTCGGAGGCCCTCCATCTATTATATGTATTGTGAGAAGACAGCCGAAGAGCTGGATGAGGAGGTGGAATATGACATGGATGAGGAGGATTACGCCTGGCTGGATCTGCTCAACGACAAGAGGAAAAGTGAGGGTGTCAGCCAGGTGTCCCAGAACCTCTTTGAGTTTCTTATGGACCGCTTTGAGAAGGAGTCCTTCTTTGACAGCCAGGGCCGTAGAGACCCCCAGTCCCTCATCGACGAGGACGCTGTCTGCTGCATCTGCATGGACGGAGACGGCCAGGACAGCAATGTTATTCTCTTCTGTGACTCCTGCAACATGGCCGTGCACCAGGAGTGCTACGGTGTTCCCTACATCCCAGAGGGCCAGTGGTTGTGTCGCCACTGCCTCCAGTGCCCCTCACGGCCCGCTGAGTGTGTCTTCTGCCCCAACAAGGGCGGCGCCCTGAAGAAGACGGACGATGACCGCTGGGGCCACGTGGTGTGTGCCCTGTGGGTACCAGAGGTGGGCTTCTCTGACACTGTCTTCATCGAGCCCATCGACGGTGTCAGCAATATACCGCCCGCCCGCTGGAAACTCACCTGCTACCTCTGCAAGGAGAAGGGTGCCGGGGCCTGCATCCAGTGCCACAAGGTTAACTGTTACACAGCCTTTCATGTCAGCTGTGCCCAAAAGGCTGGCCTCTACATGAAAATGGAGCCTGTCAAGGAATTCACAGAGACCGGTTCGCCCACTTTTTCTGTGAAGAAGACGGCCTTCTGCTGCGCTCACACTCCTAAAGGGTGCACCCGGCGACCCCTTGCCATCTATGAGGAAGGCCACGCTAACAACGGTGTCTGTCACAAGAGGGGTGACAAAAGAGGTAGGAGGAGGTTAAAAGGGTGGCTGAAGAAGAGTaagatagtggtggtggtgcctgagGTAGAGGAAGAGGCTCCTGCTGCACCTGGGCCTAGTATAACCCCTAGCAG TTTTGACACAATCCTCAATCAAGTGTCTGTCCAGAAGAAGAAGGTGTTTGTGGAGCGGGTCCTGAGCTACTGGATGCTGAAGAGACAGTCAAGGAAGGGCGTTCCGCTGATCAGGCGTCTTCAGGCTAACACCCAGATCCCCAAACCAGAGCAGCTGGTCAGTCCAGTG GACAGCAGGGTGGAGGATAATCAAGCGATGAGGGAGCAGCTAAAGGAATGGCACCGCCTACGCCAAGACCTGGAGAGAGCTCGCCTACTGCTAGAACTGATCAGGAAGAGGGAGAAGCTAAAGAGAGCGGAG ATGAAGCTCCAACAGTCCGTTCTAGAGGTACAGCTCACACCTTTAAATATTCTACTTCGGGCCGTATTGGACCAGCTTCAGGAAAAGGACCCAGCCAAAATCTTTGCCCAGCCTGTCAGCGTTAAAGAG GTGCCTGACTACTTGGACCACATCAAGAAGCCAATGGACTTCTCCACCATGAGGAAGTGCATTGATGCCCACGGCTACAAGAGCCTGGTGGAGTTTGAGGCTGACTTCGATCAGATCATATTCAACTGCATGAAGTACAACGCCAAGGACACATTCTTCTACAAGGCCGGTCTGCGTCTGCAAGACCGAGGCGGGGCCATCCTCAGGAAGACTTGTCGGGAGGCTGAGCGAATCGGCTTTGACTTTGCCAGCGGGATGCACCTTCCTGAGCAGCCAAAGGTGGAggctccttcctctttctcctggGACGATG TGGACCAGATACTAAACCCAGCCAACCGGCAGCACATGTCTTTAGAAGGGCAACTGAAAGAGCTGCTGGAGAAGCTGGACCTGAGCAGTGCCATGAAGTCCAGTCCGTCTCGCAGCAAGCGACTGAAGCTGCTTAAAAAGACCATCACAGATGTTCGCAGCGAGATATACCTAAAGACGCAACACCCCGCTGCCGCCCCCTCTGAACCGAAACCAGCAGAGACTGAGGAGAAACCACTGCCCCCCACTCGACACAGCACACAGGAAGAGG AAGGGGAGTCTTTGCTCCCACCGAAACTAGAGCCGTTGAACTCGTCGCCGCCACTTGTGAACTCAGACAGTCATTCAGAACCTCCCATGCTCAAGCCCATCAAATCCAATGGGGACAAGAGCCAGAAGACTTTCAAGTGCAACGGTGTCAAGCCCACTACCTCAGTACCCCGGGATACCCTCAACGGGCACATCTCTAACCCGCTGGTCTCCGACAGTCACCTTAGTGTTGGGGCCACCTCCACGCTCGCAGAGCCCTCTAGCACGGGCAACAGGCGGACCAATGTGCTCTTTCGCAAGTCCAAGAATGCCAGCCCGCAGAAGCCCCCAAGGACAGCTGAGCATCAGCTCGGCTCCCCGCTGCTGGGCACCAAAACCTTCCTCTCTGTGGTTATTCCTCGCCTGGAGACTCTCCTCCTACCCAGGAAGAGGACCCACAGTGCCTGTGGAGGCTGTGACCAGGATGAGGAGGAATCCCCCATCAAGCGTCTTGACACAG GACTAGCTAATGGATTTGTTGTTGAGCCGGAGCTTGAAACCAGCCCCATTAGGTCGATGGAGCCTCGCAGGCGCTGCACCTCCGAGTCCAGCATCTCCCCTAGCGGCAGCGTGCTGTGTAGCACCAG CACGGTCAGCGTGCCAAAAAGTGGGAAAGGAAGGCCATCCATGGCACGTAGGAGCACAGTGGACGACAAAAACTCACTCGTCACCTCTATCGGAAATGGGGACTTCACCAAAGCCGCTAAGATTGCAGCAG